tgcctatgccgacatgccccatgttgcaatgaaTCAACtagccccaacccggggtttattaaaataaaaatttttattactcctttgtaattgattaaaacaaatccattgttacagttcgatagaggacacaattttctataaaactaatattttttaaaaattatatgcataccaagaaaagataaaattgataaataccaagcacgcaactattgtggatttgacgcaaaaaatttcgttattttctatttcctaaactatttgggataaattcataaaacgttgcacaaatgtgcgcacgataaacatctttgactatgaattatttcaaaaaaacctctttcacacaattcgtctaaattaagaattgcaaacttgccctcctgccaactagccccactctcccctatataGACGTAAATGCGGTGAATATTTGAAAAACTTACCCGGTAAATTAACTGGCTTCTTTTCCTTGAGGTTTATCAAGATGGACTCAAAGTCATTACCAAAAAAGTGTTTGTCACAATTTagataataaaacaaaatgcatcCAGCTGCAATGACATCTTCAGTGGGGTCTTCGATGACTTCCAGGGAGTCAGTTTCCTCTGACAGAGTCCAATACTTTCTCAGGCAGAGTTTTACTTCAGAGGAAATGTTGTCTTCTCTTTCCGACAGCTGTTTGCTATAACTGAATTTGCTCAATccaaaatctgaaattttcaTGCGCACAGGACGCGACTGGGCAACAATGACGACGTTTAATGGATTTAAATCGCCATGTACAATTGCGTTAAGATGCAGGTAGCTGACGCCGTTGGTAATTTGATAAAGAACTTGCGATTCGTTTGGCATCGGTCCATTGTACTCGCCATTGCAATATTCGTATAAAGTGGCACTGTACGGTTCCAGAGCAAAATACCTGGaccacaaataaaaaatgagatTGTCTTTATTTTATACTGCTCATTCCTTAGCCattaatgtgaatataaataaataaataaataaataaaaaataaaataaaaacctccATCCATTGGCCATGTCCTCCTCATAACCGAAAAATCGTAGGATATTATTGTGATTCAGGTTGCCCTTGACGAGCTAATCGGCCACATTTTTCCACCCATCAAGGCagtcttcatttttaattcttcttatcgcagcttctttttttagattaGAAGTCTTCGATTTCACGCGTTCCTTTTCAGCAcctgcattttcattttccttccaatatccttcaaacaagaaaaaaccttcaccgaaaatcttttttttgcaATCCAATCTTTTCCCCTTAAAGATAAAAGCCTCGGCTGGTTACGGTTGTTCAGCATCTGCCATCTTTTCAGAACTGGTAGAtactaaagagaaaaataaaatttaaaaaaatgtcactTCGTATTGTAATTACGAACCCCCCACCTCTCATCTCCCTACTTCACAAAGGGGATAACAGCTGTTAATGTTGAAGAGGAGGTCCCAACTGACTACATGCCCAACATGCAGGACTGTGGGGCAGTCCTGTCGCCATCAGCCGTGGTCCTGTTTTGCTTTAGACTACCCTATCCCCTAAACAAGCTCGTCTCCAACATGATAAATAATGACAAGAGCTTAAAATCTTAAATTGTTTAGAAACTTAGTTAGTAGTTAGTTTTTTATGTATCAATTACAACGCCATTGAAATTATGGCAATTCAATTATTTACGAGCTGTAACAAGAAAGTcttaaaaaaatcattgtagctgaaacaattgaaaaaactcatgttttTACTACATCCCATagaaacaaaagtttaccTAAATTGCTATGCATCAAATTCATAAAAACGCAAAGATTTACCTGGTTACGAAGCAGTGGTAATTACTTTAGTTCCATTTGATAGATTTAAACAAAGTGACGCGACcaacccgggtaggaaacaatactgaccattcttaatccgatgttgattttaggtcggttcacgtcgtaaatgcgttataagttacatgagattggtccatggttggaaaaatattggaatgtggtttttcaaaaaccaactcaattccatcctgggccattcttagaaagttgatttttaacaatgcatgtatcccgctaccaAACCAATGtagatacaatttcgaacctttgctgttgttcgatatcgactagccaataataacccaatgtccaaaacacaaatttcaacgatgtatatatcccaatatttatccaatgtcaatacaatttcgaatttttgctgctgttcgatatcgaaatgccaatagtaccccaaaaacagaaacccaagtttaaacgatacatatatccatatactaatccaatgttggtacaatttcgaatttttgctgctgtttgatatcaaaatgccactagtaccccaaagttagaaactcaagtttaaacgatatatatatccatatactaatccaatgttggtacaatatcaaaattttgctgctgtttgatatcgaaatgccactagtaccccaaagtcagaaaccgaagcttaaacgatacatatatccatatagtaatccaatgttggtacaattttgaagttttgctgctgttcgatatcaaaatgccactagtaccccatagttagaaactcaagtttaaacgatatatatatccatatactaatccaatgctggtacaatttcgaatttttgctgctgttcgatatcgaaatgccaatagtaccccaaagtcagaaaccgaagtttaaacgattcatTTATCCctatacaaatccaatgttggtacaatttcaaatttttgctcttgttcgatatcgaaaggtcaatagtatttcaaagtcaaaaacccaagtttaaacgatttatatatcaatatactaatccaatgttggtacaatttaaaatttttgctcttgttcgatatcgaaatgccaatagtatcccaaagtcagaaaccgaagtttaaacgatttatatatccatatactaatccaatgttggtataatttcaattttttgctcttgatCGATATCGATTAGCCAATTATAAGCCAATATTGGACAAACAAGATTAAACGATCTTTATACCACGATACCAACCAAATGTCGATGCgatacgaatttttgttgttgtttaacgataatattattggtatgtatgtAGATATGTATAGTTTTGGGGTAGAAGTCGGGGAACGGTAAACACCCTGTGTTTGGAACTGGTTTTTGGAACCGGGTTTAATTTTAGCGAGGAATTTTTAACATAGGTCCTACGATGTTACCTAGTCTCGTCATTCGATAACTGATATAAGTGCAGAATTCCATCATTGACCGAGCATTGGCTTGCCCATAGAAAGCTTGTATTTTTGTGCATCAATCCAAGCCTATACGAACATCGGATTAGTTTTGGCGAATGTCGTTTCCTGCCCGGGTATATATcgaacaataacataaattcgaaattgtatcgacattggattagtatcggaatatatagatcatttaatctttttttcctaattttggtttagtattgtcaaattgatatcgatcaacagcaaaaattcgaaattgtttcaacattagattagtatcgggagataaacatcgatttctgacattggtttactgttggctaatcaatatcgaacaagagcaaaaatttgaaattgtaccaaaattggattagtatatggatatatgaatatcgtttaaacttgggtttctgactttggggtactattggcatttcgatatcgaacaagagcaaaaatttgaaattgtaccaacattggatttgtacatggatatataaatcgtttaaacttgggtttctgactttggggtactattggcatttcaatatcgaacaagagcacaattttgaaattgtaccaacattggattagtagatagatatatacatcgtttgaacttgggtttttgactttggggtactattggcattttgatatcgaacagcagctaaaatttggaatggtaccaacattggattagtatatggatatatatatcgtttaaacttgaattcctgactttggggtactattggcatttcgatatcaaacagcatcaaaaattcgaaattgtattgacattggataaatattgggatatataaatcattgaaatttgggttttggacattggattattattggctagtcgatatcgaacaacagcaaaggttcgaaattgtatcgacattggtttagtagcgggatacatgcatcgttaaaactcaactttctaagaatggcccaggatggaattgatttggtttttggaaaaccacattccaatatttttccaaccatggaccaatctcatgtaactgataacgcatttacgatgtgaaccgacctaaaatcaacatcggatgaagaaaacagaatggtcagtattgtttcctgtccgggtgtgctttttaaatttgttatttttaattacattttttgtttaatttttgaaatattttgtctaaattaacgattaaacatgaaaatcaaatgattgttgtgtaaattagtatctataatcagtaaaaatgataaaactgtaaccacgtactaaatttaaactaactttggttttcactgggaaattttttctaagtttttaacCAAATTCCGGAATTACTCCGGAAAACATATTACTTGATATGTATAGATATAGAgtggttcgaggttgccatcttggatagttatttctcccagtttggggcaacctcaaacaaaaaagcattggCAATTTTAGATAAATAGTGCCAGCCAACTGTCAGTTTACAGATTGACATAAGTAATTTCATTATTAATAATGACAAgcgttgtaaattttacacTGGCATCGACTCCTATGGAAAATTAATTGCCTTATTTGACTTAATCGAACAATCTGCTCCGAAACCACATCCACTAGAAGTCCTAACGCATTTGGAAATAAAATACTGTGGAAAGTGGCAactacaattttttctttggcttaGTTAAGCATATTTAATGTTTTATCTAGGAAATTTATTGCTGCCCTCACAAACCCTACAAGTGCATTATTTGGATAAGATGTTAATGTATTGGCATTTGGCACGAAGGCGTGCCATACCTGATTGGCTGAGCTGCCTTAGCGTAGTAATTATGGTGAGAAATTACTAAAGGAAATTGTATTTACGATAAACATGTTTTCTTTATATAATTAATGTAgagaaaatataataataaattaaatacTTTACTctagaattttgaaaacataaattatgaataaaatacTGATAAAAGCTGTATTAGAGAGCACCTATCAGGGAAGAGAGTAGCCATATTTGAACCGATGAGGGAACCCCAGTCTCCACCTTGGACGTAATATTTGTCGTACCCGAGCCTTTTCATTAACCGGTCGAAAATAAGTCCCATTTCAGCAGGACCTAAACCAGGTTTTCGAGATGGGTCAGAGAACCTATAGCCAGGCAAAGAGGGAACTACAAGTTCAAACACAAAATCATATCC
This sequence is a window from Daphnia magna isolate NIES linkage group LG7, ASM2063170v1.1, whole genome shotgun sequence. Protein-coding genes within it:
- the LOC123474400 gene encoding serine/threonine-protein kinase 35-like, which translates into the protein MANGWRYFALEPYSATLYEYCNGEYNGPMPNESQVLYQITNGVSYLHLNAIVHGDLNPLNVVIVAQSRPVRMKISDFGLSKFSYSKQLSEREDNISSEVKLCLRKYWTLSEETDSLEVIEDPTEDVIAAGCILFYYLNCDKHFFGNDFESILINLKEKKPVNLPGKFFKYSPHLRLYRGEWG